A window of Longimicrobium sp. genomic DNA:
ATCCACGGGATGGTCATGTCCTCGGGCGCGTCGGTGCCGTGGTCGCGCCCGTGCCCGCCGTGGTCCGCCGTCACGATCACCACCACGTCGTCGCCGAAGGTGCGCACCGCCGCGCGGCGGATCTGCTCCACCGCCGCGTCCGCCCGGCGCACGGCCCAGCGGTAGGGCGTCGACATCCACCCCACGGAGTGCCCCGCGATGTCGGGATCGGGAATGTGCACGAACAGCAGGTCCGGCCGGCGGAACTGAAGGAACTGCACGACGTCCTGCGTCATCCGCGGCGCCATCACCACCTCGAGCCCGCGCGGCGCCTCCACGTCGTCCGGCGCGCCCTCGTGGATCAGGTGGCGGAACTTGGCCTTGGCGAAGTAGGCCGCCGTGTACAGCCCCGCCTTGTCGGCCACGTCGAACATCGTGGGCACCGCCACCCGCCCCTCCGCGTCCACCCGCTCGTCGTTGAAGGTGATGCCGTGCACCTCGGGGGGCTGGCCGGTGATCATGGAGGTGTGCGACGGCAGCGTGCGGCTGGGCAGGATGGTCTGCGCCCGCAGCGACCACGCGCCTTCGCGCATCATCCGCTGCAGGTTGGCCGCTCCCGCCGCCTCGATGGCGTCGGCGCGCAGTCCATCCACCGAGATCACCACCACGTGCCGCGCCACCCCGCCGAACGTCCTGGGCGCGGCCGCGCTCCGGTTCAGCCCGCCGCACGCCCCGAGCGCGGGGGCCAATACCGCCAGCGCGGCCGCCCGCCGAATGATCGTCATCCGCATCCCGCTGCTTCCCTGCTTCCGGTTCTCGACGATTCGCTCCGCCCTTCGTGCAACCCCATGCGGAGCACTGAGTTCAGCCGACATGGCAAGAACCCTGCGCACGCGGTGGGCGGCTCCGTGAAACTTGCGGCGCCCGCCGTCGTATGAGTGGGGGACCTGCAGTCCAAGGGACGCGAACCTGGCCGCCCGTCCGCGGCGTGGAGGATGTGGGATGTATTGCTCGACGTGTGGATCCAGCGTGGCCCAGGGAAGCGCGCACTGCTCCTCGTGCGGTGCGGCCGTGCCCCGTGCCATGCATGCCGTGCAGGCGGCCCGGCGCGCGCCCCTGGCCGGCGCGGTGGCCATCTGCCCCCGCTGCGGCTTCCAGGGGCAGTCTGTCTCCTACTTTTCGCAGACCCGCCCCCTGGCGGGGATGATGGTGCTGGCCGTGCTGACGCTGCCGTTCTTCGGCGCGGGCGGCATTTTGTACTACCTGATGCGCCACGACCACCGCGCCTGCGCCCGCTGCGGCGAGGGGTGGGGCAAGCGCGGCGAGCGGGTGGCGGCGCTCAGCCCGGTGGGCGCGGGGACGCAGGCCGTGGCCCCGGTGCAGGTGGACGTTCCCGAGCCCTCCATCGGCTACGTGGGAACCATCCTGCTGGCCTTCGTCGCCGTGATGATGATGACCATCGGCCTCACCGAGCTGGAACCGGTGATGGTGGTGATGGGCGCCATGGCGGGGGGCGGAAGCGTGCTGCGGTACAACGTGGTCCGCCGCCGCCGCGACGACCGCCGCGACGCCATCCTGCAGGCCCTTCAG
This region includes:
- a CDS encoding alkaline phosphatase family protein, producing MTIIRRAAALAVLAPALGACGGLNRSAAAPRTFGGVARHVVVISVDGLRADAIEAAGAANLQRMMREGAWSLRAQTILPSRTLPSHTSMITGQPPEVHGITFNDERVDAEGRVAVPTMFDVADKAGLYTAAYFAKAKFRHLIHEGAPDDVEAPRGLEVVMAPRMTQDVVQFLQFRRPDLLFVHIPDPDIAGHSVGWMSTPYRWAVRRADAAVEQIRRAAVRTFGDDVVVIVTADHGGHGRDHGTDAPEDMTIPW